One genomic segment of Synechocystis sp. LKSZ1 includes these proteins:
- a CDS encoding thioredoxin family protein translates to MALTPSTMLPLGTQAPDFTLPDVVSGQTISLATFAEAKGLLVMFICRHCPFVKHIQAELAQLGQDYLPQGLGMVAISANDAEKYPDDAPASLKAMAESLSFTFPLCFDESQAVALAYQAACTPDFFLFDGQRRLVYRGQLDDSRPSNGLPVTGQDLRQAIQALLAGQPINPDQKPSIGCNIKWKAGQEPALA, encoded by the coding sequence ATGGCTTTAACTCCCTCCACCATGCTGCCCCTGGGAACCCAGGCCCCCGACTTTACCCTGCCCGATGTCGTCTCCGGCCAAACCATTTCCCTAGCCACCTTTGCAGAGGCAAAGGGCCTGCTGGTGATGTTTATTTGTCGTCATTGCCCCTTTGTTAAACATATTCAGGCGGAATTAGCCCAGTTAGGCCAGGATTATCTTCCCCAGGGCCTGGGCATGGTGGCCATCAGCGCCAACGATGCCGAAAAGTACCCCGACGATGCCCCAGCCAGCCTCAAAGCCATGGCCGAAAGTTTGAGCTTTACCTTTCCCCTCTGTTTCGATGAAAGCCAAGCCGTCGCCCTAGCTTACCAAGCGGCCTGTACTCCCGACTTTTTCCTTTTTGATGGCCAACGTCGTTTAGTCTACCGAGGCCAACTTGATGACAGCCGCCCCAGCAATGGCCTTCCTGTGACCGGCCAGGATCTGCGCCAAGCCATTCAGGCCCTGTTAGCTGGTCAGCCCATTAATCCCGACCAGAAACCCAGCATTGGTTGCAATATCAAATGGAAAGCCGGCCAAGAACCGGCCCTAGCCTAA
- a CDS encoding alpha/beta hydrolase-fold protein, with translation MRKDMMKVKQILWIGTTLIGVLMALIYWYVFVAGAPQLDAPTIVQSKNFSFQVETFNSTAMGAPRRYGVILPPNYEKQPQQSYPVIFLLHGGHDDERAFYDKYGLTSVLDQLYRKGQLSPAILISPDGNDNRGSSPIWDPQYFDGPNGNVGTLIGVELPQVIKSRYRTLNDPKYWAIGGVSSGGWGAYNIGLRHLNTFHIFFSHTGYFTDSSGTKNSPNQFIRQIPRTQLQIIRAYLDGGQSDTDLLASTQQFHQTLNHLGVANEFHAFPGGHGLTGADYGWNYFHKHLVDSLSYVGRQFKQAGVR, from the coding sequence GTGCGAAAAGATATGATGAAGGTCAAACAGATTCTATGGATTGGCACAACCTTGATTGGCGTATTAATGGCACTGATTTACTGGTATGTGTTTGTAGCCGGTGCCCCTCAGCTTGATGCACCTACCATTGTTCAAAGCAAGAATTTTAGCTTTCAGGTAGAAACCTTTAACAGTACGGCAATGGGGGCCCCCCGACGCTATGGTGTGATCTTGCCGCCAAACTACGAAAAGCAGCCTCAACAGAGCTATCCCGTAATTTTTCTGCTCCACGGTGGACATGATGATGAGCGGGCGTTTTATGACAAATATGGCCTCACCTCAGTGCTGGATCAGCTTTACCGCAAGGGACAACTATCTCCCGCTATTCTAATCAGCCCGGATGGTAATGATAATCGAGGGTCTAGCCCAATTTGGGATCCCCAGTATTTTGATGGTCCAAATGGAAACGTAGGGACGTTGATTGGGGTAGAACTGCCACAGGTGATTAAATCCCGCTATCGCACCTTGAATGATCCCAAGTATTGGGCCATAGGAGGCGTATCGTCTGGAGGTTGGGGCGCTTACAATATTGGCTTGCGGCACCTTAATACCTTCCACATTTTTTTCAGTCACACTGGTTATTTCACCGATAGTAGCGGAACTAAGAATAGTCCAAATCAATTTATCCGGCAGATTCCCAGGACTCAGCTTCAGATAATTCGCGCCTATCTAGATGGAGGTCAAAGCGACACCGATTTGCTAGCATCAACTCAACAATTTCATCAAACGTTAAACCACCTAGGGGTTGCCAATGAATTTCATGCCTTTCCAGGTGGGCATGGGTTAACTGGGGCGGACTATGGCTGGAACTATTTCCATAAACATCTTGTAGATTCTCTAAGCTACGTAGGTAGACAATTTAAACAAGCGGGGGTGAGATGA
- a CDS encoding phosphatidylglycerol lysyltransferase domain-containing protein, which translates to MRSVRSALQSPHPRFWLWSVTLLTAGMGLVNLVSAVTPSLHDRVRWLEDFFPFPVRAGAHIFAAVIGFLLLILSANLLRRKRTAWLLTIALLTLSIISHLIKGWDYEESILAGVLLVQLVLMRQQFTAQSDRPSVAQGIRSLIVALVFTLAYGTLGFYLLDRHYSVNFDLGSALLQTLAMFFTDDNAGLQPTNRFGKFFADSIYIIGAVTLSYGVWMLLRPVLLRSDATKRDRQRAQSIVERYGQSSLARFTLLDDKEYYFSPSGQSVIAYAAKGRGALALGDPIGPHEDRQEAIAGFQQFCARNDWYPAFYQTLPDDLDLYKALGLQVLQIGEEAIVDLHTFTLEGKAGKNLRTSIRKMVKAGHKVEFYPPPITDSLLKELRWVSDEWLQMMQGSEKKFSLGWFNEAYLRDCEIAVVRNAHGQATAFANVITEYRLNEATIDLMRRRQNVENGTMDFLFVSLFQHFKEQGYYRFNLGLSALSGIGMSKQSPRLERAVRYLYRHLNQFYNFQGLHIYKEKFHPRWEPRYLIYPGWFALPDVVVALVRADSGDRLVDYLKPTGN; encoded by the coding sequence ATGCGATCGGTCAGAAGCGCATTGCAATCACCTCATCCTCGATTTTGGCTCTGGAGTGTCACTCTACTGACAGCGGGGATGGGTCTTGTCAACCTAGTCTCTGCAGTGACGCCTAGCCTACACGATCGGGTCCGATGGTTAGAAGATTTTTTTCCCTTTCCGGTGCGGGCGGGGGCACATATATTTGCTGCCGTGATTGGTTTTTTGCTATTAATACTGTCTGCAAATCTGCTCAGACGAAAACGGACTGCCTGGTTGCTCACGATTGCCCTGTTGACGCTTTCGATCATTAGTCATTTAATCAAAGGCTGGGATTACGAGGAAAGTATTCTGGCGGGAGTGTTGCTAGTGCAGCTTGTGCTGATGCGTCAGCAGTTTACAGCTCAGTCTGATCGCCCTTCCGTTGCCCAGGGAATTCGGAGTTTAATAGTCGCATTGGTGTTTACACTGGCATACGGTACGTTGGGATTTTATTTACTCGATCGCCACTATTCGGTGAACTTTGATCTGGGGTCAGCCCTTCTGCAAACACTGGCGATGTTTTTCACCGATGATAATGCCGGGTTGCAGCCGACAAATCGATTTGGTAAGTTTTTTGCCGATTCGATTTACATTATTGGTGCAGTTACATTGAGCTATGGAGTATGGATGCTGCTGCGTCCTGTACTGCTGCGATCAGATGCAACAAAGCGCGATCGCCAACGTGCCCAAAGCATTGTCGAACGCTATGGACAGTCCTCCCTGGCACGGTTCACGCTGTTGGATGATAAAGAATATTATTTCAGTCCTTCAGGACAAAGCGTAATTGCCTATGCCGCCAAAGGTCGGGGCGCTCTTGCCCTGGGGGATCCGATCGGCCCCCATGAGGATCGGCAGGAGGCGATTGCCGGATTTCAGCAGTTTTGTGCTCGCAATGACTGGTATCCAGCGTTTTATCAAACCTTGCCTGATGACTTGGATCTGTACAAAGCTCTAGGGCTGCAAGTGCTGCAAATTGGTGAAGAGGCCATTGTTGATCTGCATACGTTTACCCTGGAGGGGAAGGCAGGGAAAAATCTGCGAACTTCGATCCGCAAAATGGTGAAAGCAGGCCACAAGGTTGAGTTTTATCCCCCCCCTATTACCGACAGCCTGTTGAAGGAATTGCGCTGGGTTAGTGATGAATGGCTCCAGATGATGCAAGGATCTGAGAAAAAGTTTTCCCTCGGCTGGTTTAATGAGGCCTATCTGCGGGATTGTGAGATTGCTGTGGTACGAAATGCCCATGGGCAAGCGACGGCTTTTGCCAATGTTATCACTGAGTATCGTCTCAATGAAGCAACAATTGATCTAATGCGCCGTCGGCAAAACGTAGAAAATGGCACCATGGATTTTCTGTTTGTTTCCTTATTTCAGCACTTCAAGGAACAAGGCTATTACAGGTTTAACCTTGGACTGTCGGCACTGTCTGGAATCGGTATGTCCAAGCAATCGCCCCGATTAGAAAGAGCAGTGCGCTATCTCTACAGGCATCTTAACCAATTCTATAACTTTCAGGGGTTACACATCTATAAAGAAAAGTTTCACCCCCGTTGGGAGCCCCGCTATTTGATTTATCCAGGCTGGTTTGCCCTACCCGATGTGGTGGTTGCCCTGGTTAGAGCAGATTCAGGTGATCGCCTTGTGGATTACTTAAAACCCACTGGTAACTAA
- a CDS encoding helix-turn-helix domain-containing protein — MAGVYKLEIKESSTELKNLLRDPKTASDKERVQLLYLLKSQQATPLQQAAELLGRHRVTIQTWARMYRQGGLEQLLTHKPASGAPSTLPPWAEEKLKQRLEQPKGFESYEEIRQWLASNLGIEAAYKTVHKWVYYRLKASPKVVRPRSEQQDQAQLETYKKNWQRTWRC, encoded by the coding sequence ATGGCCGGTGTCTACAAATTAGAGATTAAGGAAAGTTCAACAGAACTCAAAAACCTACTGCGAGACCCAAAAACAGCCTCGGATAAAGAACGAGTGCAATTGCTGTATCTGCTCAAAAGCCAGCAAGCAACCCCCCTTCAACAAGCCGCCGAGTTATTGGGTCGCCATCGAGTGACTATCCAAACCTGGGCTCGGATGTATCGTCAGGGCGGGCTAGAGCAACTCCTCACTCACAAACCAGCGAGCGGGGCACCCTCAACATTACCCCCATGGGCAGAAGAGAAGTTGAAACAGCGTTTAGAACAACCAAAGGGCTTTGAGAGTTATGAGGAGATACGCCAGTGGTTGGCGAGCAACTTGGGGATTGAAGCTGCTTACAAAACCGTCCACAAATGGGTTTATTACCGACTCAAAGCATCACCGAAAGTAGTGCGACCCCGGAGTGAGCAACAAGACCAAGCTCAGTTAGAAACCTATAAAAAAAACTGGCAGAGAACCTGGCGATGCTAG
- a CDS encoding IS630 family transposase: MRLFCQDESRFGLKTITGRRITARGVKPVGKVRWQFKAMYWYGVVEPATGEYFFWECSHCNSDCFQIFLNLVAQQYSDSILIIQVDQAGWHKAKRLQVPENIILMFQPAHCPESNPIEQVWQYLKKRLRWKSPNTLDELRELLREQLLVLTKETIASITGRASILEALSVARL; encoded by the coding sequence GTGAGATTGTTCTGTCAAGACGAAAGCCGCTTTGGCTTGAAAACCATAACAGGACGAAGAATTACAGCCCGGGGAGTCAAACCGGTAGGGAAAGTACGGTGGCAGTTCAAGGCAATGTATTGGTATGGGGTCGTCGAACCAGCAACGGGAGAGTATTTTTTCTGGGAATGTAGTCACTGCAATAGCGACTGTTTTCAAATCTTTCTCAATCTGGTGGCACAGCAGTATAGCGACAGTATTTTGATAATCCAGGTAGACCAAGCGGGTTGGCACAAGGCCAAGCGATTGCAGGTGCCAGAGAATATCATCCTGATGTTTCAACCGGCTCATTGCCCGGAAAGTAATCCGATAGAGCAAGTGTGGCAATACCTGAAAAAAAGATTGCGCTGGAAGAGTCCTAATACCTTAGATGAGCTGAGGGAGTTATTGCGGGAACAATTACTGGTTTTAACGAAGGAGACGATAGCCTCAATCACAGGAAGGGCATCGATACTAGAGGCACTATCTGTAGCCAGACTTTGA